In Pseudomonas campi, the sequence TGCTGTGCACGCTGAACAGGCGGGCCTGCTCTTCGTGGTGCTGCAGGTCGCTGAGGTTTTCCAGTACCCGTCGATGGCTGTGCAGTTCCTGGCGAATGCGCTGCATGCCCAGCTGGCAGCACTGCAGTAGCTCCTGTTCCAGCTGGCTCTCGATGCCTTGCATCAGGTCGATGCGCTGGGTGTGCAGCTCGAACCACAGCTCGCCCAATTGTGTGTCCAGCTTGGCTTTGGCATGGGTACTGCGGGCAATCTCGCGCAGGCGGCAGGCTTGCAGGTTGCTGGCGCTGGCGCAGAGCGCTTGCCACTGTTGCGTGGCGGCCTCGCTGGCGAAGCGCGAAAAGGTGCTGAAGCTGCGCTCCTGACATTCCTGCAGATGGTTCAGGCGCTCCAGCTGTTCCTCAACAAAGTAGCCACAGGCAAAGCCGGCCACGCCCAGCGCCCGCTCCTGACCTGCCAGCTCCTTGCCCTGCATGAAATTGAATAGCGCCACCAGGCAGCGGGTGATATCGGGGTCGACTGCGCTGTCGGCTGCCTCGAAGACCACCGCGAGCAGGCTGCCGATCAGGCGCGCCAGGGTGGCCGTGGCATCCTGCGCGCTGGTGCGGCGATCGAGAATACGGCGGCGCAGGGCGGGCAGCTCATCGAGCAGATGCAGGGCGTGGGCGATGCGGGTGAACAGGCGGGTTTTTTCGGCGGCGCCGAGGTCGTTCTGATCAATTTCCTCCAACGCTGCACGCAGCTCGTGTTCCAGGCTTGCGGCTGCCTGGCTCAGGCTTTCCAGGCGCGGTCGCAGGTGCGTTGCCTGGCTGCTCAGATAAAGGTTGGAGTAACCGCGTTCTTTTTGCAGGG encodes:
- a CDS encoding nitrate regulatory protein, whose protein sequence is MQERKLPATLRFMLAARRSELLRLEDLSQTCALVTRISQLVHALQKERGYSNLYLSSQATHLRPRLESLSQAAASLEHELRAALEEIDQNDLGAAEKTRLFTRIAHALHLLDELPALRRRILDRRTSAQDATATLARLIGSLLAVVFEAADSAVDPDITRCLVALFNFMQGKELAGQERALGVAGFACGYFVEEQLERLNHLQECQERSFSTFSRFASEAATQQWQALCASASNLQACRLREIARSTHAKAKLDTQLGELWFELHTQRIDLMQGIESQLEQELLQCCQLGMQRIRQELHSHRRVLENLSDLQHHEEQARLFSVHSSELDSPPADGLSSNLARSTLDLLQHQAQRLQVMQDELREARQALEERKLVERAKQLLIRQQGYNESEAYAWLRQAAMNQGLQLEEVAQRLLTTSTENPSAQPRARLRH